The Dendropsophus ebraccatus isolate aDenEbr1 chromosome 2, aDenEbr1.pat, whole genome shotgun sequence DNA segment ctctcagctgtatccagtgtagacaatgctctgtgagctctatggactgatacattgtatatagctagtcctgctctcagctgtatccagtgtagacaatgctctgtgagctctacagcctggacttctagactggatacaattgtatccctTTGCATTATCTTGGAAATGATGAGATATTGGACAATATTGTGAGGTTATGGGATATAGAGACACCTCGGCCTCAGCCAGAAACAATACATCGGGATTTAAGGGGCACCCCAGCGAAAAACTttcctttcatatcaactggtttcagaaagttatacagatttgtaatttgcttttgagtcttccagtacttattagctgctgtatgtcctgtaggaagtgttattttttttcagtctggagagcaggagaggttttctgcaacattgcagcttctttgtaatgccgggagagttaatcacagtgaattcatCAGCAACCTGACTTTAGAATgatccttccagcattacaaagaagctataatgttgcagatacagcctgtcaggtacttgtttacatcagccatctcagaagggaggggggaagagggggaagacagagagaaaagctcacacagatttttgtgtcttcagcagaaagcagcagctgagaactgggggaaggagactgaatagataataacaagtttggaaggaattgttagtctaaccTTGGCAGCAACACatcaaaggttatgtttgagtggagtacccctttaaggtcagaaCAGTGAAAGGGCATGAGGAGGAACAGAGGTAGGTGTGATTGGTGGCATTACATAATGGAGAGtcttcagcagcacagagtatttcaggatgtGCGTGCTGCTCTTAGTAGAAGGGAGTAGAGTTGGGCATAGCTATTATACTGGTGAGGAATATGTGGGTGTTATCGTGGCAGCGCCAGGATGGATGGATCCCCGGTGTGTCAGGTTATGAGGAGCTGGATGGGTGTAGACACTTTCACATGTACAGACAGCTGCCACTTCCCATCTATTCCTGTCCGGCTCACCGCCCTGCAGCTTCTGCTTCATAGGAAAACATGTGAAGTACAGTACACCTGTCCACACCCCACATACAGCTCCAGCAATCTCAGCTTCCAGCACCAGGGGGCGATCTGTATGCATAATCAATGCTTTGTCATGATGGAATAATGAATAAATtgttagagttaaaggggtattctgctcaaacataacctttgatatgttgctgcccatggcgagactaacaactccttccatacttgttattatctattcagtctccttccctcagttctcagctgctgctttctgctaaaaacacaacaatctgtgtgtgagcttttctctctgtcgcctcctcccccctcccttctgagacagctgatgtaaacaagtcgctggcaggctgtatctgcaacattgtagcttctttgtaatgctaggagaaGTAATCacggtgagttcatcagcaacttgacctcagaataaccctcccagcattacaaggaactacaatgttgcagatacagcctgccaggaacttgtttacatcagctgtctcagattttGCCATCTGCTGCCAGTAGGGGGCGTCTGAGTATGACAGCTTTGTCTGTTTCTTTCAGGATATCCCTTTGTGTCTGGACAGGAGTTAGTCACCAGGGACTGTGCGGACAAATGTTACCAGACTGACAATGACGCCCTCGGGCTGCAGAACCAGCTCTTCTGCTGTGAGGGGAACCTGTGTAACAAGCTGTATGAAATTGTCGCCAAcctctccaccaccaccaccaccaccaccagtgatTCCCCCACCGTCATGGTGGGCGGCCTGTACAGAGGACTCATCCCCTGCCTGGCCTtactcaccctcctcctcctcctcctctagccGTCACCTGGAGAGTGGAAAGTTTTGATGAACTCATGATCACAAGTCATAGGTGATATAAACCATTACACACCATGACACATCATCTTACTAATAGATTATAATAGCCGATCTGATACAGTCACTGAggacatatacaggagaggggcacCGGGTATCACTGATACTGGACAGTCACATAGTGTGCCGGATGAGGGCAGAGCCGGGGGAGCAGGCACCAGCCttacatatacaggagaggggcacCGGGTATCCCTGATACTAGACAGTCACATCGTGTGCCGGATGAGGGCCgagccggaggggggggggagcaggcacCAGCCttacatatacaggagaggggcacCGGGTATCACTGATACTGGACAGTCACATCGTGTGCCGGATGAGGGCCgagccggaggggggggggagcaggcacCAGCCttacatatacaggagaggggcacCGGGTATCACTGATACTGGACAGTCACATAGTGTGCCGGATGAGGGCagagccgggggcggggggggggagaaggcacCAGCCttacatatacaggagaggggcacCGGGTACCACTGATACTAGACAGTCACATCGTGTGCCGGATGAGGGCAGagccgggggggggagggggagcaggcacCAACCttacatatacaggagaggggcacCGGGTATCACTGATAGTGTGCCGGATGAGGGCAGagccggggggggtgggggggagcagGCACCAGCCgtacatatacaggagaggggcacCGGGTATCACTGATACTGGACAGTCACATTGTGTGCCGGATGAGGGCAGAGCCGGGGGGGGAGCAGGCACCAGCCttacatatacaggagaggggcacCGGATATCACTGATACTGGACAGTCACATAGTGTGCCGGATGAGGGCAGAGCCGGGGGGGGAGCAGGCACCAGCCttacatatacaggagaggagcaccGGGGGTATCACTGATACTGGACAGTCACATAGTGTGCCGGATGAGGGCagagccgggggcggggggggggagcaggcacCAGCCttacatatacaggagaggggcacCGGGTATCACTGATACTAGACAGTCACATCGTGTGCCGGATGAGGGCAGAGCCGGGGGGGAGCAGGCACCAGCCttacatatacaggagaggggcacCGGGTATCACTGATACTGGACAGTCACATAGTGTGCCGGATGAGggcagagccgggggggggggggggagcaggcacCAGCCttacatatacaggagaggggcacCGGGTATCACTGATACTGGACAGTCACATAGTGTGCCGGATGAGggcagagccggggggggggcaggcaccaGCCttacatatacaggagaggggcacCGGGTATCACTGATACTGGACAGTCACATAGTGTGCCGGATGAGggcagagccgggggggggggggggcaggcaccaGCCttacatatacaggagaggggcacCGGGTATCACTGATACTGGACAGTCACATAGTGTGCCGGATGAGGGCAGAGCCGGGGGGGGGAGCAGGCACCAGCCttacatatacaggagaggggcacCGGGTATCACTGATACTGGACAGTCACATAGTGTGTCGGATGAGggcagagccgggggggggggagcaggcacCAGCCttacatatacaggagaggggcatCGGGTATTACTGATACTGGACAGTCACATAGTGTGTCGGATGAGGGCAGAGCCGGGGGGGGGAGCAGGCACCAGCCttacatatacaggagaggggcacCGGGTATCACTGATACTGGACAGTCACATCGTGTGCCGGGTGAGggcagagccgggggggggggagcagcaggcACCAGCCttacatatacaggagaggggcacCGGGTATCATTGATACTGGACAGTCACATCGTGTGCCGGATGAGGGCAGAGCCGGGGGAGCAGGCACCAGCCTCAGGGGGCAGGCACCAAGATGGCGGCAATGAACCTTCTTCCTTGGATGGGATATTCTGATACAGTGACGTCTACAGGAACCCTCTCCGTTCACCATCACATTGGGACTGTTATAGACCCCtcctagattgtaagctcttgggaTCAGGCCCCTTACTCCTCATGTGACTCTCTCTAATGTCTGATTTCTCTATCCATGTACCTCCACAATATGTTGCTGCTATAAAAAtcaaattataattattatattatactattatatgcAATAAACCAATaatgtgttgtaaaaaaaaaaagtccattgatTTTCACCAattgcaaaaataataataataaaatacacttgtgtgctgtgtgtagtaAGTGTATTTATAATCAAGAAGGTgtagtggggggtgggggggggatagagTTGGCAGGATGGAGTTCCCAGCTATAGTGTGCAGTAAGAACAGGAAGTCAGTTATAGGATTATGTGATGTTGGGCCAGGGCTGTGATGCGACAACCTGCCTTAGCCGATTTGCTAACCccaatggttggtaacctccgggagtgttcatggtcacttgggcacttgtcatggtagcctggagtggtctTGGGTGGGTAATACGATTCGGTTATCGGTTATCTAGGTGTAGCAGGTTGCTGAGACTTCCCAGtcatcctgcactgcgcagtaggatacatagaccttttccctggtagctttgtcctactagggtcaattcctcttgtttcaggagagtGCCCTGCACTGTTTAGAGAGGTTTCTGGTGTGGgcaagggttatcctaggtggcttctctctcctaaggtgaacttagcactgcatacttgctTTAGTGTCTAGTAGGCAGGCTTTGTAAGAAGGTAGTCTCTCACACATCCGTACGCTTGGAACTCAAACTACTAGCTcgcctcacttcctccaccaaaactaactcctcctacaggggccaaactaaaccctcctgtgagtgctggggctgagtgtgtgtgaggaAGAGACAGGATACAAGAGAAAAATAAGCACCCCTGACTGGTCAGCAATACAACACATGACATAGCACGATTAACCCTtgttacttcagctgtgcaacaggcGTAACtaaacagtggtgacacctagtggggaaaacccAGTACTACATCTCAGAGAGTGACTAACTCAGGTGCTCAAGACAGCACGC contains these protein-coding regions:
- the LOC138784278 gene encoding secreted Ly-6/uPAR-related protein 1-like, with amino-acid sequence MRRYTIVCLLAVTVAVDVAQSFQCYFCYEASEVQNCNQVKDCPATAKGCKTMTVSPNTGYPFVSGQELVTRDCADKCYQTDNDALGLQNQLFCCEGNLCNKLYEIVANLSTTTTTTTSDSPTVMVGGLYRGLIPCLALLTLLLLLL